Proteins encoded together in one Falco biarmicus isolate bFalBia1 chromosome 4, bFalBia1.pri, whole genome shotgun sequence window:
- the ISYNA1 gene encoding inositol-3-phosphate synthase 1, whose translation MAETFLVESPDVTYSKDFIEAKYTYSTVHVCKENGVTKVRPCSTRFTFRTGRQVPRLGVMLVGWGGNNGTTVTAAVLANKLGLSWMTKTGRKKANYYGSLLQASTVCLGTSPTGDVYVPFRDLLPMVHPNDIVFDGWDISSLNLAEAMRRAEVLDWPLQEQLWPHLEKLKPRPSIYIPEFIAANQEERADNVLRGSMAEQVEQIRRDIRDFRETSGVDKVIVLWTANTERFCDVVPGLNDTADNLLRAIEQGLEVSPSTLFAVASILEGCAYINGSPQNTFVPGVLELASQRCVFVCGDDFKSGQTKLKSVLVDFLVGAGLKTKSIVSYNHLGNNDGKNLSAPQQFRSKEISKSNVVDDTVQANPILYGPQDKPDHCVVIKYVPYVGDSKRALDEYTSEIMMGGTNTIVIHNTCEDSLLASPIILDLAILTELCQRVTFCTEADPEFQGFHSILSIVAFLCKAPLVPEGTPVVNALFRQRSCIENILRACLGLPPQNHMLLEHKMQRPVPSPKRACPGGAACPLTPKKTPATTQLNGHPCASTPPAGTPPDPPPH comes from the exons ATGGCAGAGACATTCCTTGTGGAGAGCCCCGATGTCACGTACAGCAAAGACTTCATTGAGGCCAAGTACACGTACAGCACCGTGCACGTCTGCAAGGAGAACGGTGTCACCAAG GTGCGGCCGTGTTCAACCCGCTTCACCTTCCGGACGGGGCGGCAGGTCCCTCGCCTGGGGGTgatgctggtgggctgggggggcaaCAACGGCACCACGGTGACGGCGGCCGTGCTGGCCAACAAGCTGGGGCTCTCCTGGATGACCAAGACGGGGCGCAAG AAAGCCAACTACTACGGCTCCCTGCTCCAAGCCTCCACCGTCTGCCTGGGCACCAGCCCCACTGGCGACGTCTACGTGCCTTTCCGGGACCTGCTGCCCATGGTGCACCCCAATGACATCGTTTTTGATG GCTGGGACATCTCCTCGCTGAACCTGGCGGAGGCCATGCGGCGAGCAGAGGTGCTGGACTGGCcgctgcaggagcagctctggcCCCACCTGGAGAAGCTGAAGCCCCGACCCTCCATCTACATCCCCGAGTTCATCGCCGCCAACCAGGAGGAGCGGGCGGACAACGTCCTCCGTGGGTCCATGGCTGAGCAG GTGGAGCAGATCCGCCGGGACATCCGGGACTTCAGGGAGACCAGCGGGGTGGACAAAGTCATCGTCCTCTGGACGGCCAACACGGAGCGCTTCTGCGATGTCGTCCCGGGGCTCAATGACACCGCCGACAACCTGCTGCGGGCCATCGAG CAAGGCCTGGAGGTGTCCCCATCCACGCTCTTCGCCGTGGCCAGCATCCTGGAGGGCTGCGCCTACATCAACGGCTCCCCCCAGAACACCTTCGTGCCGGGGGTGCTGGAGCTGGCCAGCCAGCGCTGCGTCTTTGTCTGCGGCGATGACTTCAAGTCGGGTCAGACCAAGCTGAAGTCGGTGTTGGTGGACTTCTTGGTGGGTGCTGGACTGAAG ACCAAGTCCATCGTGAGCTACAACCACCTGGGGAACAACGACGGGAAGAACCTCTCGGCCCCGCAGCAGTTCCGCTCCAAGGAGATCTCCAAGAGCAACGTGGTGGACGACACCGTCCAGGCCAACCCCATCCTCTACGGCCCCCAGGACAAGCCTGACCACTGC GTGGTGATCAAGTACGTGCCCTACGTGGGGGACAGCAAGCGCGCGCTGGACGAGTACACGTCGGAGATCATGATGGGTGGCACCAACACCATCGTCATCCACAACACCTGCGAG GACTCGCTGCTGGCCAGCCCCATCATCCTGGACCTGGCCATCCTGACGGAGCTGTGCCAGCGCGTCACCTTCTGCACCGAGGCCGACCCCGAGTTCCAGGGCTTCCACAGCATCCTCTCCATCGTCGCCTTCCTCTGCAAGGCCCCGCTGGTGCCCGAGGGCACCCCCGTGGTCAACGCGCTCTTCCGCCAGCGCAGCTGCATCGAGAACATCCTGAG ggcctgcctggggctgcccccccaGAACCACATGCTGCTGGAGCACAAGATGCAGCGGCCGGTGCCCAGCCCGAAGCGCGCCTGCCCCGGGGGGGCCGCctgccccctcacccccaaGAAGACACCGGCCACCACTCAGCTCAACGGGCACCCCTGCGCCAGCACCCCCCCGGCCGGGACCCCCCCGGACCCCCCTCCACATTGA